The Mobula birostris isolate sMobBir1 chromosome 6, sMobBir1.hap1, whole genome shotgun sequence genome has a window encoding:
- the LOC140199860 gene encoding cyclin-dependent kinase 5 activator 1-like: MGTVLSLSPEPKGKGGSADAAQQGGKNPKEKSLKKHSVLISALTWKRLVAASAKKKNAKKVNPTPAGQVNAAGNNDPVKQLNSENLKKSFPGLTQAPAGPEPYPGQQKPPSVPIPVPVPVAPNSVKPPAKNLLPTQKQASSGSLGSPRRVVVQASTGELLRCLGDFLCRRCYRLKQLNSNEPVLWFRNVDRSLLIQGWQDQGFITPANVVFVYLLCREVVDEELATDFELQATFLTCLYLAYSYMGNEISYPLKPFLVEVNKEVFWERSLAIIDRMSAKMLRINSDPHYFTEVFQDLKNESNIRDSNGQYIINLDR; the protein is encoded by the coding sequence ATGGGCACGGTGCTCTCGTTGTCCCCGGAGCCCAAGGGCAAGGGAGGATCGGCCGATGCTGCGCAACAGGGCGGCAAAAATCCTAAGGAGAAGAGTCTGAAGAAGCATTCGGTCCTCATCTCCGCCCTGACCTGGAAGCGCCTGGTTGCAGCGTCCGCCAAGAAGAAGAACGCCAAGAAGGTGAATCCAACGCCAGCGGGGCAGGTGAACGCCGCAGGTAACAATGACCCGGTGAAACAGCTCAATAGCGAGAACCTGAAGAAATCCTTTCCAGGCTTGACTCAAGCTCCAGCCGGTCCCGAACCCTATCCGGGGCAACAGAAACCACCGAGTGTTCCCATCCCGGTGCCGGTACCCGTGGCCCCAAACAGTGTCAAGCCCCCCGCCAAAAACCTGCTGCCGACGCAGAAACAAGCCAGCAGTGGCAGCCTCGGCTCGCCCCGCAGGGTCGTGGTGCAGGCGTCCACCGGGGAACTCCTCCGGTGTTTGGGAGACTTCCTTTGTCGCAGGTGCTACCGTCTCAAGCAGCTGAACTCCAACGAGCCGGTGCTGTGGTTCAGAAACGTGGACCGCTCCTTGCTTATCCAAGGCTGGCAAGACCAAGGCTTCATCACCCCGGCCAACGTGGTGTTTGTCTACCTGCTGTGCCGGGAGGTGGTGGACGAGGAGCTCGCCACCGACTTCGAACTGCAAGCGACGTTCCTCACCTGCCTCTACCTCGCCTACTCCTACATGGGCAACGAAATCTCGTATCCCCTCAAGCCTTTCCTGGTGGAAGTCAACAAGGAGGTCTTCTGGGAGAGAAGTCTCGCTATCATCGACCGAATGAGTGCCAAGATGCTGCGGATTAATTCCGACCCGCATTACTTCACCGAGGTTTTCCAAGACCTCAAGAACGAATCTAACATCAGAGACTCCAATGGGCAGTATATAATTAACCTGGACCGTTAG